The Bos indicus isolate NIAB-ARS_2022 breed Sahiwal x Tharparkar chromosome X, NIAB-ARS_B.indTharparkar_mat_pri_1.0, whole genome shotgun sequence genome has a window encoding:
- the DKC1 gene encoding H/ACA ribonucleoprotein complex subunit DKC1 isoform X2: MADAEVLILPKKHKKKKERKSLPEEAVAEIQHAEEFLIKPESRVAQLDTSQWPLLLKNFDKLNVRTTHYTPLPCGSNPLKREIGDYIRTGFINLDKPSNPSSHEVVAWIRRILRVEKTGHSGTLDPKVTGCLIVCIERATRLVKSQQSAGKEYVGIVRLHNAIEGGTQLSRALETLTGALFQRPPLIAAVKRQLRVRTIYESKMIEYDPERRLGIFWVSCEAGTYIRTLCVHLGLLLGVGGQMQELRRVRSGVMSEKVNAICYGAKIMLPGVLRYEDGIEVNQEIVVITTKGEAICMAIALMTTAVISTCDHGIVAKIKRVIMERDTYPRKWGLGPKASQKKLMIKQGLLDKHGKPTDSTPATWMQEYVDYSNSAKKDVPPKAVKATPVVAEVVKTPKRKRESESEDTSPAAPQVVKKEKKKKKKEKAKAAAEKPGAGDSDSTKKKKKKKIKAEMVSE; this comes from the exons ATGGCGGACGCGGAAG tcCTTATTTTGCCGAAGAAacataagaagaaaaaggagcGGAAATCATTACCAGAGGAGGCTGTGGCG GAAATACAACATGCTGAAGAATTTCTCATCAAACCTGAATCCAGAGTGGCTCAGTTGGACACGTCTCAGTGGCCTCTGTTGCTAAAG AATTTTGATAAGCTAAATGTAAGGACAACACATTACACACCTCTTCCTTGTGGTTCAAATCCTCTGAAGAGGGAGATTGGGGACTACATCAG GACAGGTTTTATTAACCTTGACAAGCCCTCCAACccctcttcccatgaggtggtagCCTGGATCCGGCGAATACTTCGGGTCGAGAAGACGGGACACAGTGGAACCCTGGATCCCAAGGTGACTGGTTGTTTAATAGTGTGCATCGAAAGAGCCACTCGCTTGGTGAAATCACAGCAGAGCGCAG GCAAAGAGTATGTGGGGATTGTCCGGCTGCACAATGCTATCGAAGGGGGGACTCAGCTTTCCAGG GCCCTAGAAACCCTGACAGGTGCCTTATTCCAGCGACCCCCACTCATTGCTGCGGTAAAAAGGCAACTCCGAGTCAGAACCATCTACGAGAGCAAAATGATTGAGTATGACCCTGAAAGACGATTAG GAATCTTCTGGGTGAGTTGTGAGGCTGGCACTTATATTCGGACGCTGTGTGTTCACCTTGGTTTGTTGTTGGGAGTTGGTGGTCAGATGCAGGAACTCCGGAGGGTTCGTTCTGGAGTCATGAGTGAAAAG GTGAACGCCATCTGCTACGGGGCAAAGATCATGCTCCCAGGTGTCCTGCGCTACGAGGACGGCATTGAGGTCAATCAGGAGATCGTGGTCATCACCACCAAAGGGGAGGCAATCTGCATGG CAATTGCATTGATGACCACAGCAGTGATCTCCACCTGCGACCACGGCATTGTAGCCAAGATCAAGAGAGTTATCATGGAGAGAGACACTTACCCTCGGAAATGGGGTTTAGGGCCAAAA GCGAGTCAGAAGAAGCTGATGATCAAGCAGGGCCTTTTGGATAAGCACGGCAAGCCGACCGACAGCACACCTGCCACCTGGATGCAAGAGTATGTCGACTACAG CAATTCTGCCAAGAAAGACGTGCCACCCAAAGCAGTCAAAGCCACGCCGGTAGTTGCTGAGGTAGTGAAAACCCCAAAG CGGAAGCGAGAGAGCGAGAGTGAGGACACATCCCCGGCGGCTCCGCAGGTggtcaagaaggaaaagaaaaagaaaaagaaggagaaggcCAAAGCTGCTGCGGAGAAGCCAGGAGCTGGG GACAGTGACAGcaccaagaagaagaagaagaagaaaatcaaagcGGAAATGGTCTCCGAGTAG
- the DKC1 gene encoding H/ACA ribonucleoprotein complex subunit DKC1 isoform X1 encodes MADAEVLILPKKHKKKKERKSLPEEAVAEIQHAEEFLIKPESRVAQLDTSQWPLLLKNFDKLNVRTTHYTPLPCGSNPLKREIGDYIRTGFINLDKPSNPSSHEVVAWIRRILRVEKTGHSGTLDPKVTGCLIVCIERATRLVKSQQSAGKEYVGIVRLHNAIEGGTQLSRALETLTGALFQRPPLIAAVKRQLRVRTIYESKMIEYDPERRLGIFWVSCEAGTYIRTLCVHLGLLLGVGGQMQELRRVRSGVMSEKDHMVTMHDVLDAQWLYDNHKDESYLRRVVYPLEKLLTSHKRLVMKDSAVNAICYGAKIMLPGVLRYEDGIEVNQEIVVITTKGEAICMAIALMTTAVISTCDHGIVAKIKRVIMERDTYPRKWGLGPKASQKKLMIKQGLLDKHGKPTDSTPATWMQEYVDYSNSAKKDVPPKAVKATPVVAEVVKTPKRKRESESEDTSPAAPQVVKKEKKKKKKEKAKAAAEKPGAGDSDSTKKKKKKKIKAEMVSE; translated from the exons ATGGCGGACGCGGAAG tcCTTATTTTGCCGAAGAAacataagaagaaaaaggagcGGAAATCATTACCAGAGGAGGCTGTGGCG GAAATACAACATGCTGAAGAATTTCTCATCAAACCTGAATCCAGAGTGGCTCAGTTGGACACGTCTCAGTGGCCTCTGTTGCTAAAG AATTTTGATAAGCTAAATGTAAGGACAACACATTACACACCTCTTCCTTGTGGTTCAAATCCTCTGAAGAGGGAGATTGGGGACTACATCAG GACAGGTTTTATTAACCTTGACAAGCCCTCCAACccctcttcccatgaggtggtagCCTGGATCCGGCGAATACTTCGGGTCGAGAAGACGGGACACAGTGGAACCCTGGATCCCAAGGTGACTGGTTGTTTAATAGTGTGCATCGAAAGAGCCACTCGCTTGGTGAAATCACAGCAGAGCGCAG GCAAAGAGTATGTGGGGATTGTCCGGCTGCACAATGCTATCGAAGGGGGGACTCAGCTTTCCAGG GCCCTAGAAACCCTGACAGGTGCCTTATTCCAGCGACCCCCACTCATTGCTGCGGTAAAAAGGCAACTCCGAGTCAGAACCATCTACGAGAGCAAAATGATTGAGTATGACCCTGAAAGACGATTAG GAATCTTCTGGGTGAGTTGTGAGGCTGGCACTTATATTCGGACGCTGTGTGTTCACCTTGGTTTGTTGTTGGGAGTTGGTGGTCAGATGCAGGAACTCCGGAGGGTTCGTTCTGGAGTCATGAGTGAAAAG GACCACATGGTGACGATGCATGATGTGCTTGATGCCCAATGGCTGTATGATAACCACAAGGATGAGAGTTACCTGCGGCGAGTTGTTTACCCTTTGGAAAAGCTGTTGACGTCTCATAAACGGCTAGTCATGAAAGATAGTGCA GTGAACGCCATCTGCTACGGGGCAAAGATCATGCTCCCAGGTGTCCTGCGCTACGAGGACGGCATTGAGGTCAATCAGGAGATCGTGGTCATCACCACCAAAGGGGAGGCAATCTGCATGG CAATTGCATTGATGACCACAGCAGTGATCTCCACCTGCGACCACGGCATTGTAGCCAAGATCAAGAGAGTTATCATGGAGAGAGACACTTACCCTCGGAAATGGGGTTTAGGGCCAAAA GCGAGTCAGAAGAAGCTGATGATCAAGCAGGGCCTTTTGGATAAGCACGGCAAGCCGACCGACAGCACACCTGCCACCTGGATGCAAGAGTATGTCGACTACAG CAATTCTGCCAAGAAAGACGTGCCACCCAAAGCAGTCAAAGCCACGCCGGTAGTTGCTGAGGTAGTGAAAACCCCAAAG CGGAAGCGAGAGAGCGAGAGTGAGGACACATCCCCGGCGGCTCCGCAGGTggtcaagaaggaaaagaaaaagaaaaagaaggagaaggcCAAAGCTGCTGCGGAGAAGCCAGGAGCTGGG GACAGTGACAGcaccaagaagaagaagaagaagaaaatcaaagcGGAAATGGTCTCCGAGTAG